In Lineus longissimus chromosome 13, tnLinLong1.2, whole genome shotgun sequence, one genomic interval encodes:
- the LOC135498158 gene encoding betaine--homocysteine S-methyltransferase 1-like: protein MPKVKGLLERLNDGEYVIVAEGYLFEFERRGYLTAGPYTPEVVLEHPHLVKNMHEEFVHAGSDVVLAFTYYGNREKMRLIGWQDRVEEMNREALRLAKEVADETGTMMAGNICNSTYYNPNDESTWEDIRQGMEQQVEWAVEAGADYILGETFCEYGEAKMALEAIIKNGQGKPAVMTCAPSVTDNVVSQSMSMVEACRLLEEQGADVIGLNCVRGPQSILPMIREVRNVCKGHIACLPVPYRCDAEHPTMQSLKGHDTGTRAFPIDLDEWFVGRTGVENFTKECMDIGVKYLGLCCGGSAHTLRTMAETVGKKPAGSRYAPKMELHTHFGDKKRGVVTYDMSIRDQIEGGMNK from the exons ATGCCGAAAGTGAAAG GTCTATTGGAGCGTCTCAATGATGGCGAATACGTCATTGTCGCGGAAGGCTACCTTTTCGAGTTTGAAAGAAGGGGCTATCTCACCGCCGGGCCTTACACGCCCGAGGTCGTGCTGGAACACCCCCATCTCGTCAAGAACATGCACGAGGAGTTTGTCCACGCCGGCAGCGATGTCGTTCTTGCTTTCACG TATTATGGAAACCGAGAGAAGATGCGTCTGATCGGTTGGCAAGATCGTGTAGAGGAGATGAACCGGGAAGCTTTACGCCTCGCCAAGGAGGTGGCTGACGAGACGGGTACTATGATGGCTGGGAACATTTGTAACTCGACCTACTACAATCCGAATGATGAGTCGACATGGGAGGACATCCGCCAGGGAATGGAG CAACAAGTTGAATGGGCTGTCGAAGCAGGTGCTGACTATATATTGGGGGAAACATTCTGTGAATACGGCGAAGCAAAGATGGCGCTGGAAGCTATCATAAAGAATGGACAAG GGAAGCCAGCAGTTATGACCTGTGCACCGTCGGTTACCGATAACGTCGTGTCCCAGTCCATGTCAATGGTCGAGGCTTGTCGCTTGTTGGAGGAGCAGGGGGCGGACGTGATCGGCCTCAACTGTGTTCGTGGACCCCAGTCAATTTTGCccatgattagagaggtcaggaATGTCTGCAAG GGCCACATTGCCTGTCTTCCAGTACCATACCGATGTGATGCTGAGCACCCAACCATGCAGTCACTCAAAGGACATGACACAG GTACTCGGGCTTTTCCAATCGACCTTGACGAATGGTTTGTCGGGCGAACTGGGGTGGAGAACTTCACCAAGGAATGCATGGACATCGGTGTCAAGTACCTTGGTCTGTGCTGCGGGGGCTCCGCACACACTCTTCGGACCATGGCGGAGACAGTCGGGAAGAAACCAGCTGGAAGCAGGTACGCGCCCAAGATGGAACTGCATACTCACTTCGGTGATAAAAAGCGTGGAGTTGTCACGTACGATATGTCCATTAGGGATCAGATTGAAGGTGGCATGAACAAATAG